The following DNA comes from Mycobacterium sp. MS1601.
AGCAGTGGTACGACGAGTTGCGGGTCGAGGACGGCACCAACGTGATCAGGGGCATCGTCGGCAACATCATGGGTGGACCGGTCACCCCTGTCGGTTGACAACAGGGCGTAGGGTCTAAGCAGGTTGAGTTCACAGCCGGACCAGGAAACGTCAAAACTGGCGAGCTAGATCTGAGAACTCGAGCATTTGACGCGACCCACGTGCTGACAAGCGACTGATGGGGTCATGATGTCCACTGCACCGGCATGCACAACCTTCACACACGCCTGCGTGGCGTGGCACGACGACTATGTGGCCATCACCGTCGACGGTGATATCGACGCGGCCAACGCCGAGGCATTCGCCCGGTTCGCCATCGCCCACATCCAACCCGGCAGAAAACTGCAGATCAACCTCACGCAGCTGGACTTCTTTGGGACAGCCGGCTTTTCGGCACTGCACGCGATCAATGTCCGCTGCGCCGCCGCCGGGACCGACTGGACGGTGTCAGCCTGCGGTCCGGTGGCACGCGTGTTGCGGATCTGCGATCCCAACGGTGCGCTGCCCGTGCGTCACTCCAGCTGATCACGCAGCCGGGTCAGCGCCCTGGCCAGCAGTCGGGATACATGCATCTGCGAAACACCGATGCGTTCGGCGATCTGCGTCTGAGTCAGCGACTCGAAGAACCTGAGCACCACCACGGTGCGTTCCCGCTCGGGCAGTGACTCCAGCAGCGGCCTCAGCGCCTCACGGTTCTCGATCTGATCCAAGGTCAGGTCGACGTCACCGAGGGTGTCGGCGATGGCTGGGGCATCCTCGTTGCCGCTGCCGCCGCTGTCGATGGACAGCGTGTTGTAGGAACTGCCCGCCACCAGACCCTCGACCACCTCGTCGCGGTCCATCCCCAGTTCGGCGGCGAGTTCGGTGGGTGTGGGGGCGCGCCCCAGCCGTTGTGAGAGTTCGGCAGTGGCGCTACCCAGGCGCAGGTGCAGTTCCTTGAGCCGGCGCGGCACTTTCACCGACCAGCTGTTGTCGCGGAAGTGGCGCCGGACCTCACCCATGATGGTGGGCACGGCAAACGACACGAAGTCCGATCCGGCGTTGACGTCGAACCGGATCACGGCGTTCACCAGACCGACCCGCGCCACCTGCACCAGGTCGTCACGGGGTTCACCACGACCGTCGAACCGGCGGGCGATGTGATCGGCCAGGGGCAGGCAGCGTTCGACAATGCGGTCGCGCTGACGCTGGAACTCCTTGGAATCCTCTGCCAGCTCGGCCAACTCGTGGAACATCCCCGGCACATCGGCGTATTCAGAACTCGAACGCGAAGCTCCGGTACGCGAGGCCGACCCTTGCGAACCTGAGGGCGTCACCGTGCGGGGCTCACTCGCCTCGTCGTCAGCGAGATGCCGAAAACGGGGCCCTGCCCGTCGACATCCGATCCGTCACGGAAGGTGCTGACGTCATCGGTCAGAGAAGTCAGGACGTGCCAGCTGAAGCTGCCCGGCGTCAGAATGTCCTCGGTGGTGGAAGCCGTTGACACGTTGATCACCAATTCGGTGGGACGGGGGTCGATCACCAGAACCAACGAGGCGTCCTTGGCCGCCGACTTGATCAACCGCGTGCACGCTTCATCCACGGCCAGCCGCAGATCAGCCACCGCATCCAGGTCCAGGTCCTCGAATGTTCCGATGGCCCCGATGACGGTGCGCACCACGGCGAGGTTCTCCAGCTGCGCGTCGATACGCAGCTCAACAGCTTTGGGGCTGCGAACGCTCGCGGCGTCGGAACTATCGGAATCGAACATGTAGTGGCCTCCCGGCAATATCGCACCGAGACTACCCCAGCGCGCAGCCCAACTAACCATTGCGCCACCCTTCCCAGTCGCATTGTCGACGGCTGTCTCGATGTTTGTGGTGACCGACACTTACCCGCATCGAGGACGTCGCCAAACTCCTATGTGACATGGCCGTGCTCCGGTGTAAACAGCTGTGGCGCGGGTATTCGCGCGCCGTGACTGAACTTCCGCGGGTCGATCCGCCGTGCGACTGCGGCGCAGCGTAGTCACCGGTCCGGGTATTCGCCGGGTTCGCAAAGGGACGGGCTTCTCCTACCGCGGACCGGACGGCGAACTCATCGCCGACGACGTGATCCTGGGCCGCATCAAGGAACTGGTGATCCCGCCGGCGTGGAAGAACGTCTGGATCAGCGAGCATCCGCGAGGCCACATCCAGGCGGTGGGTACCGACGCGGCGGGACGGCGCCAGTACCTGTATCACCAACGGTGGCAGGACGAGCGCAGCGAAGAGAAGTTCGACCGAGTGCTCGAGTTGTCCGAGAAGTTGCCCGACTGGCGCAGTCAGGTGGTCGCGGACCTGGCCGGCCGCGGGTTGTCCAGGGACCGGGTGCTCGCCTTGGCCCTGCGGATGCTCGATCGCGGCTACTTTCGGGCCGGCGGCGAGACCTACGCCGAGGACAACCAGTCCTACGGTGTCGCCACGCTGTTGTGCGAGCACGTCACCGTCAAGAAGGACGCGGTCCACTTCGACTATCCCGCCAAGAGCGGTGTCCAACGCGAGTGGGAGGTCGACGATCCTGCCATCGTGAAGACCGTGCGGGCGTTGATGCGGCGCGAGGACCGCACGGACCGCCTGTTGGTGTGCCGGAGCGGTTCTGGGTGGACCGACATCCACTCCGACGACCTCAACAACCGGTTCAAGGAGATGGTCGGCGACGAGTTCAGCGTCAAGGACCTGCGCACCTGGCACGGTACGGTGCTGGCCGCGGCGGCGTTCGTGGACGCCGACCCGCCCTCCTCGGATCGAGCCAACAAGAAGATCGTGTCAGCGGTGATGAAGGAGGTGTCGGCCGAACTCGGCAACACTCCTGCCGTGGCGCGAAGTTCGTACGTCGACCCCCGAGTCGTCGCCGCCTACCAGGACGGGTTCACCGTCGCGGCGGCCGCGCGGCGGGCCGCCAAGACCCGCGACGACGACGCACAGGCCATCATGGAGAAAGCGACGGCGACGATGATCCGGAAGGTCAGTCGAGGCCGTTGACTCGCCCGGGTGTATCAACGCACTGCAGATGAACCGGTTTCACTGCCCTGGAGGCTGGGAACCCACAGCCCGTGGGTGAACCGCTCCACGATGTGGCCCACATCAGAACAAGGCCAGGAGGTGGAGATGCCGAATTCATCGATCAAGGACGAGGGCCTCTACGTCGATCTGCGCAAGCAGGGGAACTCCAAGGAGAAAGCCGCCCGAATCTCCAATGCCGCTGCGGCGCATGGTCGTACACGCGTCGGGCGACGGGGTGGTCGGTCTGGATCATACGAGGGCTGGACTGTATCCGAGCTCAAGAAGAGGGCGAAAGAGCTTGGAGTGTCCGGCTATTCGGACAAGAGAAAAGACCAACTGGTCGCTCTGCTTCGCAACCACTGAGGAAAGGTGAACAGCATGGCTGACAAGACCGGACCGCACGAAGCTGTCAGTGGCGTCGTCGAAGACGTCAAGGGTAAGGCCAAGGAGGTCGCCGGCACGGTGACCGGCCGCGACGACCTCGTGAACGAGGGCAAAGCACAGCAGGACAAGGCCGAGGCCGAGCGCGATGTCGCCAAGAAGGAAGCTGAAGCCGAGGCTGCGCGCGGTGGCGCCGAGGCCGCGGAGCAGCGTCAAAAAGCCTTCCAGCGCTAGATATCACAGTTCGAAAAACCCGGCGGGCAC
Coding sequences within:
- a CDS encoding STAS domain-containing protein, which translates into the protein MAWHDDYVAITVDGDIDAANAEAFARFAIAHIQPGRKLQINLTQLDFFGTAGFSALHAINVRCAAAGTDWTVSACGPVARVLRICDPNGALPVRHSS
- a CDS encoding RNA polymerase sigma factor SigF → MTPSGSQGSASRTGASRSSSEYADVPGMFHELAELAEDSKEFQRQRDRIVERCLPLADHIARRFDGRGEPRDDLVQVARVGLVNAVIRFDVNAGSDFVSFAVPTIMGEVRRHFRDNSWSVKVPRRLKELHLRLGSATAELSQRLGRAPTPTELAAELGMDRDEVVEGLVAGSSYNTLSIDSGGSGNEDAPAIADTLGDVDLTLDQIENREALRPLLESLPERERTVVVLRFFESLTQTQIAERIGVSQMHVSRLLARALTRLRDQLE
- a CDS encoding ATP-binding protein, whose amino-acid sequence is MFDSDSSDAASVRSPKAVELRIDAQLENLAVVRTVIGAIGTFEDLDLDAVADLRLAVDEACTRLIKSAAKDASLVLVIDPRPTELVINVSTASTTEDILTPGSFSWHVLTSLTDDVSTFRDGSDVDGQGPVFGISLTTRRVSPAR
- a CDS encoding DNA topoisomerase IB, which gives rise to MRLRRSVVTGPGIRRVRKGTGFSYRGPDGELIADDVILGRIKELVIPPAWKNVWISEHPRGHIQAVGTDAAGRRQYLYHQRWQDERSEEKFDRVLELSEKLPDWRSQVVADLAGRGLSRDRVLALALRMLDRGYFRAGGETYAEDNQSYGVATLLCEHVTVKKDAVHFDYPAKSGVQREWEVDDPAIVKTVRALMRREDRTDRLLVCRSGSGWTDIHSDDLNNRFKEMVGDEFSVKDLRTWHGTVLAAAAFVDADPPSSDRANKKIVSAVMKEVSAELGNTPAVARSSYVDPRVVAAYQDGFTVAAAARRAAKTRDDDAQAIMEKATATMIRKVSRGR
- a CDS encoding DUF7218 family protein, which produces MPNSSIKDEGLYVDLRKQGNSKEKAARISNAAAAHGRTRVGRRGGRSGSYEGWTVSELKKRAKELGVSGYSDKRKDQLVALLRNH
- the mbp1 gene encoding microaggregate-binding protein 1, with product MADKTGPHEAVSGVVEDVKGKAKEVAGTVTGRDDLVNEGKAQQDKAEAERDVAKKEAEAEAARGGAEAAEQRQKAFQR